The Tepidibacter aestuarii genome contains a region encoding:
- the nuoE gene encoding NADH-quinone oxidoreductase subunit NuoE, whose product MTEERLCCSCTGEDIGLKKVKEVIKNHKDIKGCLIPVLHEMQKIYSYLPEEILQIVSEELDIPMSEVYAVATFYTQFNLEPKGEHIIKVCLGTACYVKGAQDILDRLCSVLEVEVGKTTKDGKFTVEAARCLGGCGLAPILMVDDKVYGRLIPDDVIRIIEEYR is encoded by the coding sequence TTGACTGAAGAGAGATTGTGTTGTAGTTGCACAGGAGAAGATATAGGACTAAAAAAAGTAAAAGAAGTTATCAAGAATCATAAAGATATAAAAGGTTGTTTGATTCCTGTGCTTCATGAAATGCAAAAAATATACAGTTATTTACCAGAAGAAATTTTACAAATAGTTTCAGAAGAATTGGATATTCCTATGTCTGAAGTTTACGCAGTTGCAACCTTTTATACACAGTTTAATTTAGAACCAAAAGGTGAACATATAATTAAAGTTTGTTTAGGTACAGCATGTTACGTAAAAGGAGCACAAGATATCTTAGATAGATTGTGTAGTGTACTAGAAGTAGAGGTTGGAAAGACAACTAAAGATGGAAAATTTACTGTAGAAGCAGCTAGATGCCTTGGAGGGTGTGGTTTAGCTCCTATTCTTATGGTAGATGATAAGGTATATGGAAGATTAATTCCAGATGATGTAATTAGGATAATTGAAGAATATAGATAA
- a CDS encoding (2Fe-2S) ferredoxin domain-containing protein: MKTIQDLEEIKKKTFDIVNQGIDRKSARIVVGMATCGIAAGAQEVYESILDEVEKLGLSNVVVAKTGCIGVCKLEPIVEVIRPGEEKVTYVKMSPFKARRVVASHVLVGTVRDEYVMHVVKDKILNDYTLEND; the protein is encoded by the coding sequence ATGAAAACTATACAAGACCTTGAAGAAATAAAAAAGAAAACTTTTGATATAGTGAATCAGGGCATAGATAGAAAAAGTGCTAGGATTGTAGTAGGAATGGCCACTTGTGGAATAGCTGCAGGTGCACAGGAAGTCTATGAATCTATATTAGATGAAGTTGAAAAGTTAGGATTATCTAATGTAGTTGTAGCTAAGACTGGATGTATAGGTGTATGTAAATTAGAGCCAATTGTTGAAGTAATAAGACCAGGAGAAGAGAAGGTTACATATGTGAAAATGTCACCATTTAAAGCACGTAGAGTTGTAGCTAGTCATGTACTAGTAGGAACTGTTAGAGATGAGTATGTAATGCATGTGGTTAAAGATAAAATTCTTAATGATTATACATTAGAGAATGATTAA
- a CDS encoding phosphoenolpyruvate carboxykinase (ATP), with translation MTYLMNDELFKNVITNPNVKELRNMSIDMESTTEFNSPCYVTEVRNRSAKNTYVVDDIPLGIDQQAISREKADKIVNEVKDYLKNKDVVRIDRKMGMYDKLSFNCRLYITKEYSRIAYMWNNTLFDPVDSENPDLISIYVPEWPERIMIVYPEEGITYILGSDYFGEAKKSFLRKAMYKVKEMGGLGLHAGSKVLRVKDKNENLKDVGFIMFGLSGTGKTTLTIHDHGLSGEEKAIVRQDDVVFMDENGYCAGSENGFFIKTEGLDEGQKVLYKAATSENSIFENVKVAADGKVDFDDTTLTANGRGVVLREEISNTDDSIDIEKANKIIFITRRNDIVPPVMKLEVPQAVNAFMLGESIETSAGDPTKAGQSKRCVGTNPFIIGPEVKEGCRLYQILKKNPDIECFILNTGAVGAKEEFKGEKITIKVSTTIMKEIAKENIEWELDKEWGYLVPKDVDGIDIKKYNPRNYYSEEEYEVIASKLREEREQWFAKFEDGKEEVAVSI, from the coding sequence GTGACATACTTAATGAATGATGAACTATTTAAAAATGTAATAACAAATCCTAATGTTAAAGAGTTAAGAAATATGAGTATAGATATGGAAAGTACAACAGAATTTAATAGTCCGTGTTATGTTACTGAAGTAAGAAATAGAAGTGCAAAGAATACATATGTTGTAGATGATATACCATTAGGAATAGACCAACAAGCGATTAGTAGAGAAAAAGCAGACAAAATTGTTAACGAAGTTAAAGATTACTTAAAAAATAAAGATGTAGTTAGAATAGATAGAAAAATGGGAATGTATGATAAACTTTCTTTTAATTGTAGACTATACATAACTAAAGAATATAGTAGAATAGCTTATATGTGGAATAATACTTTATTTGATCCTGTAGATTCAGAAAATCCAGATTTAATTAGTATATATGTTCCCGAATGGCCAGAAAGAATTATGATAGTATATCCAGAAGAAGGAATTACTTACATATTAGGTAGTGATTATTTTGGTGAAGCTAAAAAGTCTTTCTTAAGAAAAGCTATGTATAAAGTAAAAGAAATGGGTGGACTTGGATTACACGCAGGTAGTAAAGTATTAAGAGTAAAAGATAAGAATGAAAATTTAAAAGATGTAGGATTTATAATGTTTGGATTAAGTGGAACAGGTAAAACTACTCTTACAATACATGATCATGGTCTTAGCGGAGAAGAAAAAGCTATAGTAAGACAAGATGATGTTGTATTTATGGATGAGAACGGATATTGTGCGGGAAGTGAAAATGGATTTTTTATAAAGACAGAAGGTCTTGATGAAGGACAAAAAGTTTTATATAAAGCAGCTACAAGTGAAAATTCAATATTTGAAAATGTAAAAGTAGCTGCAGATGGAAAAGTAGATTTTGATGATACAACTCTTACAGCTAATGGAAGAGGGGTAGTTTTAAGAGAAGAAATATCGAATACAGATGATAGTATAGATATAGAAAAAGCAAATAAGATTATATTTATAACAAGAAGAAATGATATAGTTCCACCTGTTATGAAATTAGAGGTTCCACAAGCTGTTAACGCATTTATGCTTGGGGAGTCAATAGAAACTTCTGCTGGAGATCCTACAAAAGCAGGACAATCAAAAAGATGTGTAGGTACTAATCCTTTTATAATAGGACCTGAAGTAAAGGAAGGATGTAGATTATACCAAATATTAAAGAAAAATCCAGATATAGAGTGTTTTATACTAAATACAGGTGCTGTTGGAGCTAAAGAAGAATTTAAGGGAGAAAAAATAACTATTAAAGTTTCAACTACTATAATGAAAGAAATAGCAAAAGAAAATATTGAATGGGAATTGGATAAAGAATGGGGATATCTAGTACCTAAGGATGTAGATGGAATAGATATCAAAAAATATAATCCAAGAAATTATTATAGTGAAGAAGAGTATGAAGTAATAGCTAGTAAATTAAGAGAAGAAAGAGAACAGTGGTTTGCTAAATTTGAAGATGGAAAAGAAGAAGTAGCGGTTTCTATATAA
- a CDS encoding NADH-quinone oxidoreductase subunit NuoF has protein sequence MEVYRSQILVCGGTGCTSPESADIFRKLKVEIRKHKLNNEIEVLKTGCLGLCELGPMVVVYPEGVLYSKVKDDDIKELVESHFIQNKILERLVYKTGDGEGKVRNLNKLDFFKKQIRIALRNCGIIDPENIDEYIAFDGYSALGKVLTSMKPFEVIDVIKESGLRGRGGGGFPTGTKWGFAASQDSDEKYIICNADEGDPGAFMDRSVLEGDPHSVIEAMSIGGYAIGASKGFIYIRAEYPLAVERLEIAIKQSREYGLLGENILGTGFKFDIELRLGAGAFVCGEETALMQSIEGKRGMPMAKPPFPAISGLWSKPTIINNVETLANIAPIILKGSQWFRSIGTQKSPGTKVFALGGKITNTGLIEIPMGTTLREAIFDIGGGIPNGKEFKAVQTGGPSGGCIPEQYIDTAIEYDTLTALGSMMGSGGMIVMDEDNCMVDVARFFLDFTKDESCGKCTLCRIGTKRLLEILEDITKGKAETKDLDKLEELAVGIKKGSLCGLGQTAPNPILSTLNYFRDEYNSHVKDKKCTSKVCRSLVKYVILEDKCKGCGLCTRNCNIGAISGKLQEPHVIDSDLCVRCGMCMHVCRFKAIVKM, from the coding sequence ATGGAGGTTTACCGTTCTCAAATACTTGTCTGTGGAGGAACAGGATGTACTTCTCCTGAATCAGCAGATATTTTTAGAAAGTTAAAGGTAGAAATAAGAAAACATAAATTAAACAATGAAATTGAAGTACTAAAAACGGGATGTTTAGGACTTTGTGAATTAGGACCTATGGTAGTGGTTTATCCAGAAGGAGTTTTGTATAGCAAAGTAAAAGATGATGATATTAAAGAACTAGTAGAATCTCACTTTATTCAAAATAAAATACTTGAAAGGTTAGTATATAAAACTGGAGACGGAGAAGGGAAAGTAAGAAATTTAAACAAATTAGATTTTTTCAAAAAACAAATAAGAATAGCTTTGAGAAATTGTGGTATCATCGATCCGGAAAATATAGATGAATATATAGCTTTTGATGGATATAGTGCACTTGGAAAGGTATTAACTTCAATGAAACCTTTTGAGGTTATAGATGTTATTAAAGAATCTGGACTAAGAGGTAGAGGGGGAGGAGGTTTCCCAACAGGCACTAAATGGGGATTTGCAGCATCACAGGATAGTGATGAGAAGTATATAATTTGTAATGCAGATGAAGGAGACCCAGGTGCATTTATGGATAGATCAGTTCTTGAAGGAGACCCTCATTCTGTGATAGAAGCTATGAGCATAGGGGGATATGCTATTGGAGCAAGTAAGGGGTTTATATATATCAGAGCAGAATATCCTTTAGCTGTTGAAAGACTTGAAATAGCTATAAAACAATCTAGAGAGTATGGTTTGCTTGGAGAAAATATTCTAGGGACAGGATTTAAGTTTGATATAGAGTTAAGACTTGGAGCTGGTGCTTTTGTATGTGGAGAAGAAACTGCTCTTATGCAGTCTATTGAGGGCAAAAGGGGAATGCCAATGGCTAAACCACCATTTCCAGCAATAAGCGGTCTTTGGAGTAAACCTACAATTATAAATAATGTAGAAACTCTTGCTAATATAGCACCTATAATTTTAAAAGGATCACAGTGGTTTAGAAGTATAGGAACACAAAAAAGTCCAGGAACTAAAGTATTTGCTTTAGGAGGAAAAATTACTAATACAGGACTCATAGAAATTCCTATGGGTACTACCCTAAGAGAAGCTATTTTTGATATAGGTGGAGGTATACCGAATGGCAAGGAATTTAAAGCAGTTCAGACCGGAGGACCTTCAGGAGGATGTATCCCAGAACAATATATCGATACTGCTATTGAGTATGATACATTAACTGCTCTTGGCTCAATGATGGGATCAGGAGGAATGATAGTTATGGATGAAGATAACTGTATGGTAGACGTAGCGAGATTTTTTTTGGATTTCACTAAGGATGAATCTTGTGGTAAATGTACTCTATGCAGAATCGGAACTAAGAGGTTACTTGAAATTCTTGAAGATATTACAAAGGGGAAAGCAGAGACTAAAGATTTAGATAAACTTGAAGAATTGGCAGTAGGTATCAAAAAGGGATCTTTATGTGGACTTGGTCAAACTGCTCCTAATCCGATACTTTCAACTTTAAATTATTTTAGAGATGAATATAATTCCCATGTTAAAGATAAGAAATGTACATCTAAGGTTTGTAGATCTCTTGTAAAATATGTTATTTTAGAGGATAAATGTAAAGGATGTGGATTATGTACACGCAACTGTAATATTGGTGCTATTAGTGGTAAACTACAGGAGCCTCATGTGATAGATAGTGATTTATGTGTAAGATGTGGAATGTGTATGCATGTATGTAGATTTAAAGCCATTGTTAAGATGTAA